One Gammaproteobacteria bacterium genomic window, GTGACGCGACGCAGTTTTTTGCGTCGCATCGAACGGCTCAACCTGGAGTTGGGCAATATCGCCGAGCACCAGGAATTCCGCCAGCGTGTAACCGAGACCAATCGCGATGACGAGCTGGGCCGGCTGGAGCGCTCGGTCAACGACGTGTTTGATGCCATTGACAGCCGCGATCGGGCCGACGACGTGCGTGAGAGGCTGTTTCGCAACCTCGCCGAGGGCGTGCAGGAAGCGATAATCGTCCTGCGTAACAAGGTGATTTACGCCAACCCGCGCGCGGCGGCGATGCGTGGCGTGCGACAGCAGGACCTGATCAATAAATCCGCGCTGGAAATCGTGCATCCTGATTTTCGTGAACAGATTGCCGACCTGTTCGATCGCCATCTTGCCGGCAAAGAAGTTCCTGACCGCTTCGAAGTGCAGCTGCTCAATCGCGAGGGCGAAGGTGTCTGGGTGGAAGGCACGACGAGTATTATCGATTACGAAGGTAAGCCGGCTTTGTTGTTTGCTGCCTTCGACGTGTCGCGGCGTAAAAACTCCGCAGAGCAGCTAAGCCGCGAAAAAGACCGGGCGGCAACCACTCTGCAGTCGATTTCCTACGGCGTGATCACTGCCGATATTGACGGGCAGATCGACTACATGAATGCCGCGGCCGAAGCCATGCTGGATTGTGATTCTGCCGATGCACGCGGCCGTGAGCTGCTGGATATCGTTTCTCTGGTGGATGAAACCGACCGCAAGCCGCTGCGCGATCCGGTCGCGCAGTGCCTGCAGCAGCATCGTCGCATCAGCCTCGGCCGCCGCGCGCTCATGCTGGTCGGCACCGACGAGTATTCGGTCGAGCTGAGCGTCTCGCCGATCGGCGGTGGCCCGGACATGCACGGTTGCGTCATTGTTATCCACGATGTGACCGAACTGCGTGGACTGGCGCGGCAGATGTCTTATCAGGCCAGTCACGATGCACTGACCGGCCTGTTTAACCGCCGTGAGTTCGAACGCCGTGTCGATGAAGCGCTGAAGACGGCGCAGGCCAGCGGTACCGGTCACGTCGTGTGTTACCTGGATCTGGACCGCTTCAAGGCGGTGAACGACACCTGCGGCCACATGGCCGGGGATAACATGCTGCGCGAAGTTGCCGGCCTGATCCGCGAGCAGGTGCGTGACTCTGATTCGGTGGCCCGGCT contains:
- a CDS encoding EAL domain-containing protein produces the protein MPGVFELSMIGVGLVALVLTWFVTRRSFLRRIERLNLELGNIAEHQEFRQRVTETNRDDELGRLERSVNDVFDAIDSRDRADDVRERLFRNLAEGVQEAIIVLRNKVIYANPRAAAMRGVRQQDLINKSALEIVHPDFREQIADLFDRHLAGKEVPDRFEVQLLNREGEGVWVEGTTSIIDYEGKPALLFAAFDVSRRKNSAEQLSREKDRAATTLQSISYGVITADIDGQIDYMNAAAEAMLDCDSADARGRELLDIVSLVDETDRKPLRDPVAQCLQQHRRISLGRRALMLVGTDEYSVELSVSPIGGGPDMHGCVIVIHDVTELRGLARQMSYQASHDALTGLFNRREFERRVDEALKTAQASGTGHVVCYLDLDRFKAVNDTCGHMAGDNMLREVAGLIREQVRDSDSVARLGGDEFGMLLFGCPLEKARQIADDACRAVEDYRFVWRDRIFQVGVSIGLVEIGHESGTVVDALMAADSACYVAKQSRSRVHVYSARDEAVARNKGEIAWLQRLQVALKDNKFELHAQPIVSVDGKVTDGPAFEVLLRLHDDGGREIAPGEFIEAAERYKLMPRIDRWVIETAFSALGSGGLRLPDNRSCTINLSGQTIGDGQFLEFVVECLDRTGVIPDRICFELTESSVITNIGHARRFIEVLHGMGCRFALDDFGSGLGSLANLRELSMDFIKIDGSFLKNLETDAVNQAMVTAMIKLARTLDIKVVAEQVEDRESLDAIRKLGVDFVQGYAIGRPRPLPVAHAA